Proteins encoded within one genomic window of Scheffersomyces stipitis CBS 6054 chromosome 3, complete sequence:
- a CDS encoding predicted protein — translation MIQHSSQFTVAERTQRDVSKPVPIDQLVTPGISLNSLVYNTNGYVKSTSDVVVSHLSSGVQTFMLDLYWNEFTHIWQLCPAPFPSNVTNSLDDVVDLYWNGQQYRCEVGLTVDQLMNSIASFISSTHTNLEVNLLELLINLKTISATTSNKTSVTTSTYTSSNPAFNALGNSTLANTFASLGSYVFSPSDLATYRTSQMQNQEYSSFYNQSTNSLPSLDTVLFSYFKRIFINIVTVDLHSSANSYSFSSADNSTVFFSSMDLASTIVSNSNSEVLSNCDEINTSPVFNITTFDKLSLATHFRYVIDEDGYPFTNDTYSQYLRCGYSPILNATQYQIPNLNNVSTSNISAIADTFMPISFWSWAKGEPRAPSSYNLNSTNSNYTLAESDSNYDSSADGSQVAYQCVAVNENGWTVQNCYRALHYACQNDESPNDWIIPKEKKQYFEAYKDLTCPEGYRFSLPSSSVEMMSLQNSIRIQEAIYPVWIDLNDITVSNCFVSGGPYAECPYQRTVSEAGLAGLIAPSFVVAVVVLFLVFLEKIFRVNPIQTNRRRYWKRVIVEYNKKHDYEGVPS, via the coding sequence ATGATACAACACTCGTCACAGTTTACAGTAGCAGAAAGAACACAACGGGATGTCAGCAAGCCGGTTCCCATCGACCAGCTTGTGACTCCTGGAATCTCACTCAACTCTTTAGTCTACAACACCAATGGCTATGTCAAGCTGACTCTGGATGTTGTAGTTTCCCATCTATCCAGTGGAGTCCAGACTTTCATGCTTGATCTTTATTGGAACGAATTCACCCACATATGGCAGCTTTGTCCCGCTCCGTTCCCGTCAAACGTCACTAATAGCCTAGACGACGTCGTGGACCTATATTGGAACGGACAGCAGTACCGTTGCGAGGTGGGATTAACTGTAGACCAGTTGATGAACTCTATCGCATCATTTATTTCTTCGACTCACACGAATTTGGAAGTCAACCTCCTTGAGCTTCTCATCAATTTAAAGACTATTCTGGCCACAACTTCCAACAAGACGTCAGTAACAACATCGACGTATACGTCTTCGAATCCAGCTTTCAATGCTCTTGGAAACTCGACGTTGGCTAACACCTTTGCCTCGCTCGGCTCGTATGTGTTCAGTCCGTCGGACTTGGCAACCTACAGAACCTCACAGATGCAAAACCAGGAGTATTCGTCTTTCTACAACCAGAGCACAAATTCCCTTCCACTGTTAGACACGGTGCTCTTCTCGTATTTCAAACGtattttcatcaacatcgTAACAGTAGACTTGCACTCGTCAGCTAACTCATACTCCTTCTCATCTGCCGATAATAGTACTGTGTTCTTTCTGAGCATGGATTTGGCCAGCACTATAGTTTCCAACTCCAATTCAGAAGTGCTTTCTAACTGTGACGAAATCAACACTTCTCCCGTTTTCAACATTACCACATTCGATAAATTATCGCTAGCTACACATTTCAGATATGttattgatgaagatggctaTCCATTTACAAATGACACGTACTCGCAGTACTTGAGGTGTGGATACTCACCTATCTTGAATGCTACACAGTACCAAATCCCCAATCTAAACAATGTACTGACTTCGAATATTCTGGCTATAGCAGACACATTCATGCCCATTTCGTTCTGGTCTTGGGCAAAAGGTGAACCTAGAGCTCCTAGCTCGTACAATTTAAACTCaaccaattccaattaCACATTGGCAGAGTCGGATTCGAACTATGATTCTTCTGCGGATGGTTCACAAGTTGCATATCAATGTGTAGCTGTGAATGAAAATGGCTGGACGGTGCAAAACTGCTATAGAGCACTTCACTATGCTTGTCAGAACGATGAGTCACCCAACGATTGGATTATCccaaaagagaaaaaacAATACTTTGAAGCTTACAAGGATCTAACTTGTCCCGAAGGCTACAGGTTCAGTTTACCGTCGCTGAGTGTAGAAATGATGTCGTTACAGAATTCCATTCGGATTCAGGAGGCTATATATCCTGTCTGGATCGATCTCAACGACATTACTGTCAGTAATTGTTTTGTTTCTGGAGGACCTTATGCTGAATGTCCTTATCAAAGGACTGTCAGTGAAGCTGGTTTGGCAGGGTTGATCGCTCCTAGTTTTGTTGTAGCTGTagttgttcttttcttggtgtttttggaaaagatatTCCGCGTCAACCCTATCCAGACCAATAGAAGACGGTATTGGAAGAGAGTGATTGTAGAATATAACAAAAAACATGACTATGAGGGTGTTCCATCCTAG
- the BHA1 gene encoding glycosyl hyrolase, family 3-like protein (Beta-hexosaminidase A precursor (N-acetyl-beta-glucosaminidase) (Beta-N-acetylhexosaminidase) (Chitobiase)~go_function hydrolase activity, hydrolyzing O-glycosyl compounds~go_process carbohydrate metabolism), with amino-acid sequence MSPSNLPPFHVGQLLCGGFQGTTVTPQAYHLIVDHHVSSMILSRKNALSAQQMSKLIRDLQYIAFSQGHYQYPIMFAIDEEGGMMNSLFDPDFLTQCPGAMALAATGDTELVYELSKAIAIELKNIGFSIILGPVLDVVTKLSHQLVGVRSFGTTIEDVSKYSQACAKGLQEGGLFTVGKHFPGIGNATVDSLLELPMIVDSLDQIKHFNSLPFAKLIEQNLLDGISAAGCGVPTISPDETHACLSPVVINQLLRQDLKFKGFVISECLEMDALYHSIGLGQGVILAISAGCDLVMVCHDMALQNEAVECLEKAIANGNLDDEIILASLNRIERLQKRLPKWSQLFPRGEISAKEDEIKLFKYEHPELWEKHQKLASLAYQKSITLVRDYNHTLPISKFLSSSEDDKKIDHILILSPLLNPIYPSTKSHSKDDQTQQLYTGEEVFQKFGDLLANNSLSKTKSYNVLHTTYTANGLTQLHESLIEKSKVVIVLTSEASRNMYQIGIVKYVSILCGANPASFNNSGATYFQLAKPLIIVATSSPYDFFYNKTMGSAYLCCYDYTNSALEKLAGVLMGDFEPEGCIPGEKKFIGKSKKRKSTGSVEGVRMEKPLSMKKIKSSTPKRRWLVDEFDLNRDWTGLQKLWKNNTVESDMATGTNHNKIDYSVPDFYKRLYGLLATTAKSQKHFVVRNSSLNILYGVVLTWVDENLPLDGDLTSEEQIRGSILYILVDKSRRLQSIGKNLHARAIRYLLKERKCSTITLGSSFPLFVFPENSNISNNRSNSKISTFMQSIGWDVNVTKSAKKYVMQLGDLDNWSVPKKIFRELMIVGVRFDICSDPEKLMKLIARSTKENENSDDNKGIKGLYLEAVKHLGNTSPYGTKIIIALEPTNQNVIGSIVLFTNKSQLSKFFPFIDELKADDEGVIGGIIGPIIDPSYSNLTEIFKYGLICSGITFLKSNLNDGDTTMNQCMMLDVNDDKSLTGIKEIGFSEWKYYYDYYDKKNNAEKAFLD; translated from the coding sequence ATGAGCCCGCTGAATCTTCCGCCGTTCCATGTGGGACAGCTTCTCTGCGGAGGCTTTCAGGGAACCACGGTCACACCGCAAGCGTACCATTTGATCGTCGACCATCACGTCTCGCTGATGATTTTGTCCCGCAAGAATGCCTTGCTGGCACAACAGAtgctgaagttgatcaGAGATTTGCAGTATATCGCTTTTTCGCAGGGCCATTACCAATATCCAATCATGTTTGCTATAGACGAAGAAGGAGGCATGATGAACTCGCTTTTTGATCCAGATTTCTTGACCCAATGCCCAGGAGCCATGGCTCTTGCTGCTACAGGAGATACAGAACTTGTGTACGAGCTTCTGAAGGCAATTGCTAtcgagttgaagaacattgGTTTCCTGATTATATTGGGTCCCGTGTTAGACGTTGTCACCAAGCTCTCACATCAGTTGGTAGGAGTCCGCAGCTTTGGAACTACCATCGAAGACGTGTCTAAATACAGTCAGGCCTGTGCTAAAGGATTGCAAGAGGGTGGTTTGTTCACTGTAGGGAAGCATTTCCCTGGAATCGGTAACGCTACCGTAGATAGTCTTCTCGAATTGCCCATGATTGTAGATTCATTGGACCAGATTAAGCACTTCAACAGCTTGCCATTTGCCAAACTCATCGAGCAGAATCTTCTCGACGGAATCAGTGCTGCAGGATGTGGAGTTCCGACAATCTCTCCAGACGAAACCCACGCCTGCTTGTCGCCCGTAGTCATAAACCAGTTGCTTCGTCAAGATTTAAAGTTCAAAGGTTTTGTAATCTCTGAGTGTTTGGAAATGGATGCTTTGTACCATCTGATCGGTTTGGGCCAAGGTGTCATTCTTGCCATCTCTGCTGGTTGTGATCTAGTCATGGTGTGTCATGACATGGCTCTTCAGAATGAAGCTGTGGAATGCCTTGAGAAAGCCATAGCCAATGGCAATCTCGATGATGAAATCATCCTTGCAAGCTTAAATAGAATAGAGCGCTTGCAGAAGCGATTGCCTAAATGGTCACAACTTTTCCCTAGAGGTGAAATTTCAGCCAAGGAAGATgagatcaagttgttcaaataCGAGCATCCTGAGTTGTGGGAGAAACATCAGAAATTGGCCTCGCTAGCCTATCAGAAATCTATCACTCTTGTTAGAGACTATAATCATACTCTACCCATCTCAAAGTTCTTGTCTTCCAGTGAGGACGATAAGAAAATTGATCACATTCTCATATTGTCACCTTTGCTTAATCCTATTTATCCATCCACTAAACTGCACAGCAAAGACGACCAAACTCAACAGCTCTACACCggagaagaagtatttCAGAAGTTTGGCGATTTGCTTGCTAATAATTCGTTGAGTAAAACCAAATCCTACAACGTGTTACACACTACATACACAGCTAACGGATTGACTCAGCTTCACGAACTGCtcattgaaaaatcgaaaGTCGTCATTGTCTTAACTTCCGAAGCTTCCAGAAATATGTACCAAATCGGAATAGTCAAATATGTATCGATTTTGTGCGGAGCGAACCCtgcttctttcaacaactcgGGTGCTACGTACTTTCAATTGGCAAAGCCTCTAATCATAGTAGCTACTCTGTCTCCATACGACTTTTTCTATAACAAGACGATGGGCAGTGCCTATTTATGCTGCTATGATTACACGAACAGTGCTCTTGAAAAGCTTGCTGGGGTTCTCATGGGTGACTTTGAACCAGAAGGCTGTATTCCAGGCGAGAAGAAATTCATAGGGAAGTCTAAGAAGAGGAAATCAACAGGATCAGTGGAAGGAGTGAGAATGGAAAAACCACTTCTGatgaaaaagatcaagagcTCTACACCCAAGAGAAGATGGTTAGTCGACGAGTTTGACTTGAACCGTGACTGGACTGGGCTCCAAAAACTCTGGAAAAACAATACAGTAGAATCAGATATGGCGACTGGAACGAATCACAACAAAATTGACTATTCAGTGCCCGACTTCTACAAGAGACTCTACGGACTATTGGCGACTACTGCCAAGTCTCAGAAACATTTTGTGGTCAGAAACTCTTCTCTCAATATATTATACGGTGTAGTTTTAACCTGGGTCGATGAAAACTTACCTCTTGATGGTGACTTGACCTCAGAAGAACAGATTAGAGGCTCGATACTCTATATCTTGGTGGACAAGTCCAGAAGATTGCAGAGTATTGGGAAAAACCTCCATGCCAGAGCTATTCGGTATCTTTTGAAAGAGAGGAAATGCTCTACCATCACACTTGGATCATCTTTTCCGTTGTTTGTGTTTCCCGAGAACTCTAACATTTCTAACAATCGTAGCAACTCCAAGATATCTACGTTTATGCAGAGTATTGGCTGGGATGTGAACGTCACAAAGTCAGCGAAGAAGTATGTAATGCAACTAGGAGACTTGGACAACTGGCTGGTCCCAAAGAAAATATTCAGAGAGTTGATGATCGTTGGTGTCAGGTTCGATATATGTAGCGATCCTGAGAAGCTCATGAAGCTCATTGCTCGGTCAACaaaggaaaatgaaaattccGACGATAATAAAGGCATCAAGGGGCTTTATTTGGAGGCTGTCAAACATTTGGGAAATACCTCTCCCTATGGTACCAAGATCATTATTGCATTGGAGCCTACGAACCAAAACGTAATTGGGAGCATTGTTCTATTCACAAACAAGTCGCAGTTGTCTAAATTCTTCCCATTCATTGACGAATTAAAGGCAGATGACGAAGGAGTAATTGGAGGAATTATTGGACCAATTATAGATCCACTGTATTCAAACTTGACggaaatcttcaaatatGGATTGATCTGCAGTGGAATCACATTCCTTAAATCCAATTTGAATGACGGAGACACCACAATGAACCAATGCATGATGCTAGATGTTAATGATGACAAATCGCTCACAGGTATAAAGGAGATTGGATTCTCCGAGTGGAAATATTATTACGATTACTATGACAAGAAAAACAACGCCGAAAAGGCATTTCTTGATTGA
- a CDS encoding predicted protein, translated as MRPAYLFSFLLSIVAVAALTDLNFEKLKIKNFQLKLSPTCGSAACQKAAKAMEKCGFDNSVGDISKCLCKYSDEEFFTPISNCICEDIGDGTNTAQDYRDVFCDEETLNATTLYVEGYGTTSSSPRLGSATRSTTGSTPTRTTTTIGDDAIHLRVNFFNPLYFLVMFFI; from the coding sequence ATGAGACCAGCTTACCTTTTTTCCTTCCTCCTTTCGATTGTAGCCGTAGCTGCACTCACCGACTtaaattttgaaaagttgaagatcaagaattttCAACTCAAGCTTAGTCCTACCTGTGGTCTGGCTGCTTGTCAAAAAGCTGCTAAAGCTATGGAAAAATGTGGATTTGATAATTCTGTTGGAGACATTTCCAAATGTTTGTGCAAGTACTCCGATGAGGAATTCTTCACACCAATCTCCAATTGTATTTGTGAAGATATTGGCGATGGAACTAATACAGCACAGGACTATAGAGACGTATTTTGTGACGAGGAAACCTTGAACGCAACTACTCTTTACGTTGAAGGATATGGCACTACCTCTTCGTCTCCCCGTCTTGGATCAGCTACCAGGTCAACTACCGGATCGACCCCTACTAGGACGACCACCACTATCGGGGACGATGCTATCCACTTGAgagtcaacttctttaACCCTCTCTACTTCTTGGTTATGTTCTTCATTTGA
- the PCK1 gene encoding phosphoenolpyruvate carboxykinase (go_process gluconeogenesis): MSPPSAVESSINFEGHPTIKSNQDPLVKQLSLGSETIIRHNAPPPTLYEDGLLEKGTTISSTGALMAYSGKKTGRSPKDKRIVDEETSSQNIWWGPVNKQVDELTWKISRSRALDYLRTREKLFVVDAYAGWDPRYRIKVRIICARAYHALFMTNMLIRPTDEELANFGEPDFTIYNAGQFPANVHTKGMTSSTSVEINFKDMEMVILGTEYAGEMKKGIFTVMFYLMPIRHKVLTLHSSCNQGTEKGDVTLFFGLSGTGKTTLSADPQRKLIGDDEHCWSDNGVFNIEGGCYAKCLDLSAEKEPEIFNSIKFGAILENVVYDQNTKIVDYENSAITENTRCAYPIDFIPSAKIPCLADTHPTNIILLTCDASGVLPPVSKLTNAQVMYHFISGYTSKMAGTEEGVTEPTATFSACFGQPFLVLHPMKYAQQLSDKISQHKANAWLLNTGWVGASVARGGKRCSLKYTRAILNAIHSGELAKVDYEVFPTFNLNVPTSCPGVPSELLNPTKAWTEGVDSFNKEIKSLAGKFADNFKKYSDQSTAEVKAAGPDV; this comes from the coding sequence ATGTCTCCTCCATCTGCCGTAGAATCATCCATTAACTTCGAAGGTCACCCTACCATCAAGTCCAACCAAGACCCATTAGTCAAGCAATTGTCTTTGGGCTCTGAAACCATCATTCGTCACAATGCTCCTCCTCCAACCTTGTACGAAGACGGTTTGTTGGAAAAGGGAACTACCATTTCCTCCACTGGTGCTCTTATGGCCTACTCTGGTAAGAAGACCGGTAGATCGCCAAAGGACAAGAGAATTGtcgatgaagaaacctcTTCGCAAAATATCTGGTGGGGTCCAGTCAACAAGCAGGTTGACGAATTAACCTGGAAGATTTCCAGATCAAGAGCCCTCGACTACTTGAGAACTAGAGAAAAGTTGTTCGTCGTTGACGCTTACGCCGGTTGGGATCCAAGATACAGAATCAAGGTCAGAATTATCTGTGCCAGAGCTTATCACGCCTTGTTCATGACCAACATGTTGATCAGACCCactgacgaagaattggccaacttTGGTGAACCAGACTTCACAATCTACAACGCTGGCCAGTTCCCAGCTAACGTGCACACCAAGGGaatgacttcttcaacttctgttgaaatcaatttcaaggATATGGAAATGGTCATCTTAGGTACCGAATACGCTGGTGAAATGAAGAAGGGTATCTTCACTGTCATGTTCTACTTGATGCCTATCAGACATAAGGTCTTGACCTTGCACTCTTCTTGTAACCAGGGTACCGAAAAGGGTGATGTCactctcttctttggtttgtCCGGTACCGGTAAGACCACCTTGTCTGCCGACCCACAAAGAAAGTTGATCGGTGACGATGAACACTGCTGGTCCGACAACGGTGTATTCAACATCGAAGGTGGTTGTTACGCCAAGTGTTTGGACTTGTCCGCTGAAAAGGAACCagaaatcttcaactccatcaaGTTTGGTGCCATTTTAGAAAATGTCGTCTACGACCAGAACACCAAGATTGTAGACTACGAAAACTCGGCCATCACCGAAAACACCAGATGTGCCTACCCTATCGATTTCATTCCATCTGCCAAGATCCCATGTTTGGCTGACACCCACCCTACCAACATTATCTTGTTGACATGTGACGCTTCCGGTGTGTTACCTCCAGTTTCCAAGTTAACCAACGCTCAAGTCATGTACCACTTTATTTCTGGTTACACCTCCAAGATGGCCGGTACCGAGGAAGGTGTCACTGAACCAACTGCCACATTCTCTGCATGTTTCGGTCAACCATTCTTGGTTTTGCACCCAATGAAGTACGCCCAACAGTTGTCTGACAAGATCTCACAACACAAGGCCAACGCTTGGTTGTTGAACACCGGTTGGGTTGGTGCTTCTGTTGCCAGAGGTGGTAAGAGATGTTCCTTGAAGTACACCAGAGCCATCTTGAACGCTATTCACTCCGGTGAGTTGGCCAAGGTGGATTACGAAGTATTCCCaactttcaacttgaacgtTCCAACTTCGTGTCCAGGTGTTCCATCAGAGCTCTTGAACCCAACTAAGGCATGGACTGAAGGTGTCGActctttcaacaaggaaatcaagtctTTGGCTGGCAAGTTTGctgacaacttcaagaagtactCTGATCAATCCACCGCAGAAGTTAAGGCTGCTGGTCCAGATGTTTAA
- the ALK2 gene encoding n-alkane inducible cytochrome P- 450 (go_process electron transport): MANFIEFVTTNWYIIIPALLVLHKVFDLLYVQYLYRKLGAKPCTNQTDDHAFGIRAGFEMLKKKNEGTVVDFGAERFESRIDPKIPTFSMRLFLIPIVLTRDPENIKALLATQFNEFVLGSRFEQLAPLLGKGIFTLDGEGWKHSRAMLRPQFAKEQVAHVQSLEPHIQALAKHVRNAKGKSFDIQELFHRLTVDSATEFLFGQSVESLRDESVGMADEATDFAGKSTFAASFTIAQNWLANRAVAQKFYFLINPKEMRDSIKDVHRFVDYYVQVALDTPQDELDKKSKDGYIFLYELVKQTRDPYVLRSQLLNVLLAGRDTTAGLLSFAFFELARRPDIWSKLKDEIYENFGSGENSKVDEITFESLKRCEYLKAFLNETLRLYPSVPVNFRVATKDTTLPRGGGKDGSEPILVRKGQSVFYSVYATHRSEAYYGKDRHVFRPERWFEPSARKLGWAYLPFNGGPRICLGQQFALTEASYVVARLIQLFPNIENYEPEEVYPPFKNSQLTMNLLNGLHIGLY, encoded by the coding sequence ATGGCAAATTTTATTGAATTCGTCACCACCAACTGGTACATCATCATTCCAGCACTTCTAGTGTTGCACAAGGTCTTTGACCTCTTGTATGTTCAGTATTTGTACAGAAAGCTTGGAGCAAAGCCTTGCACCAACCAGACAGATGACCATGCTTTTGGTATTCGTGCTGGATTtgaaatgttgaagaaaaagaacGAAGGAACTGTTGTAGACTTTGGTGcagaaagatttgaatCCCGCATCGACCCCAAGATCCCAACCTTTTCCATGAGattgttcttgattccAATTGTGCTTACCAGAGACCCCGAAAACATAAAGGCATTATTGGCCACTCAATTCAACGAGTTCGTATTAGGCTCTAGATTCGAACAGCTTGCCCCATTGTTGGGTAAAGGTATTTTCACGTTGGACGGTGAAGGCTGGAAGCATTCCAGAGCCATGTTGAGACCACAGTTCGCTAAGGAGCAAGTTGCCCATGTGCAATCTTTGGAACCTCACATACAAGCCTTGGCCAAGCATGTTCGTAACGCCAAGGGCAAACTGTTTGACATCCAAGAATTGTTCCACAGATTGACTGTCGACTCTGCCACTGAATTCTTGTTTGGTCAATCTGTTGAATCATTGAGAGACGAATCTGTTGGTATGGCCGATGAAGCTACGGACTTCGCAGGGAAGAGTACCTTCGCCGCTTCGTTCACCATTGCCCAAAACTGGTTGGCTAACAGAGCCGTTGCCCAGAAGTTCTATTTCCTTATCAACCCCAAAGAAATGCGTGATTCTATCAAAGATGTTCACAGATTTGTCGATTACTACGTTCAGGTCGCATTGGACACTCCTCAAGACGAATTGGACAAAAAGTCCAAGGACGGTtacatcttcttgtacGAATTGGTGAAACAGACTAGAGATCCATACGTGTTAAGATCGCAGTTGTTGAACGTCTTGTTGGCTGGCCGTGACACCACCGCCGGTTTGTTGTCATTTGCTTTCTTCGAATTAGCCAGAAGACCAGATATATGGAGCAAGTTGAAGGACGAAATCTATGAGAATTTCGGCCTGGGTGAGAACTCCAAAGTTGACGAGATTACTTTCGAATCGTTGAAGAGATGTGAATACTTGAAGGCATTCCTTAACGAAACCTTGAGATTGTACCCATCTGTCCCTGTTAACTTCAGAGTTGCTACTAAGGACACCACCTTGCCAAGAGGTGGTGGTAAGGATGGTAGTGAGCCTATTCTTGTCAGAAAGGGCCAGTCTGTCTTCTACAGTGTCTATGCCACTCACAGAAGCGAAGCATACTACGGCAAGGACAGACATGTGTTCAGACCTGAAAGATGGTTCGAGCCTTCTGCTAGGAAGCTCGGCTGGGCTTACTTGCCATTCAATGGTGGTCCAAGAATCTGTTTGGGTCAACAGTTCGCCTTGACTGAGGCTTCGTACGTTGTCGCCAGATTGATTCAACTTTTCCCTAACATTGAAAACTATGAACCGGAGGAAGTTTACCCACCATTTAAGAACTCCCAATTGACCATGAACCTTTTGAACGGGTTACACATTGGCTTATACTAG